Part of the Dehalogenimonas sp. THU2 genome, CACCGAACAACCATGCACCGAGGAAACTAAAAATCACACCGGCGACGAGGAGTTTTTTCCCATGGAGTGTCCAGAAATCGTTCCGCGCCAACTCAAACCCTCTCTTTTATGCCCCGGATAACCCCGCCATGTCCGAGGAAAATACCACTGTAATCTGCCATTACAATACTGGTTAAGAAGGATAGCACTGGCCTCCTCCGGAGTCAAACCCGCCTCTACCCCAGCACGACCGCCACTTTATTGAAAATAACGTAGAGCGCTATCACGAACCCCGTACCGGCTAATAGTGCTACGAAGATGTTCGCGGTGCGTCGTGGCTTGCCGCGGATTTGTTGTTTTTGTGCCATAGTTCGATAACCCCCCGGCGGACTCTTAAAATGATATCCATGACCGCGCCGATCGGACAGAGATAATGACACCAAAAGTCATAGATAAAGATAGCGGCACCTAGGGCGAAAATCATCAACACCCATTGATCGGCGGTACCTTTCAAACTAAAGAGCACGTTCCATGGTTCAAAAACCGATACCGACGGATTCTTCAGTGCCAGGACCAGGAACAGAGCGATGAACAAGAGCAGATAACGCGCGTTCCGCAGAAATTTGAACCACTTGACGTCGGGCTGGATTCTTACACGGAATATGGAATGTATCAATTCCTGAACTGCTACATATGGACAAAGCCAGAAACAATAAAAATTCTTGCCCAGTACGACCGCCAGACCTAATATACCGAAGACAATGATGTATATCATGATGAACGTTTCCACAGGAGGTGCGTAACCCACCAGCCATGCGGCGATGTTGGTCAGACTCAGGGGTACTGAAAGCCAGATACCGAAAACCACCAGGCTGTAGGCAAGCATGGTACCCCGCGCCCATGTGAGTCGCCTGAACAGGGGTATGGTCCGCAGTAACACAACCGATAAGATGCCCGCGATAACGGCGATCTCCGGCGTCCCGAACTGGATGGGGTCACCCGGTCCTGTGAAAGGTTGACCCAGGTGACTGGCCAAAACGCCGCGACCGGCACGCACCCCTACCGCGACGCCGTTGGAGGAGACAGTTGAGCCAGTGGCGGCGTCGATATCTTCGTTCAGCCGTAACGGTTCGATGAAACCGCGCCCGTTGTACTGTTGAAAAAAGCCTCGCTGTTCCAACGCGCGCCACCAGGGAATATCCTCGTGGTGTTCCGGAACCGTGACGCCGGTAATGACGCCGTCCAGGGTCCAGTTGACCAGCACCGTCATCGGCCCACCGTAACCGGGTCCCTCTGCGGCGGTGACATAACTCAGATCCTGTCCATCGGCGTCCCTTGCCACGAACAAGACTGTGCCACCGCTGGAGCGCAAGGCATTAAAAGTTACGGCGCCGGGTACGCTGTCCGGTAAAAAAGGTTCGAAGCCGGATAAACCGTGACTGAACTGCCCATAAATGGCGGCGCCCAGCAGCGCCACCACCGCCAGAGCGAAGACTGCCCTGGAGACATGACGTTTGAACAAGCTACCGGTTGGCACCATCGTCTCGTTCGAGTAATTTTAGTATTGAGGGAAGTCCCTCGAATCCGTCTGTCATGCTCATCAGTAATTAGTAAGGTGTAAATTATTTACCGGTTACCAGTAGTAGCAAAAAACCCGACTTTCCGTCGGGTAATGGCTGGGGGAAAACCGCCGCTATTATATGCCTACACCCAGGAGGTTACAAATCAGGCAGCCGTAGCCGGTTTTCGCCGACCGATGATACGGGTGAGCC contains:
- a CDS encoding 4Fe-4S binding protein; this translates as MFKRHVSRAVFALAVVALLGAAIYGQFSHGLSGFEPFLPDSVPGAVTFNALRSSGGTVLFVARDADGQDLSYVTAAEGPGYGGPMTVLVNWTLDGVITGVTVPEHHEDIPWWRALEQRGFFQQYNGRGFIEPLRLNEDIDAATGSTVSSNGVAVGVRAGRGVLASHLGQPFTGPGDPIQFGTPEIAVIAGILSVVLLRTIPLFRRLTWARGTMLAYSLVVFGIWLSVPLSLTNIAAWLVGYAPPVETFIMIYIIVFGILGLAVVLGKNFYCFWLCPYVAVQELIHSIFRVRIQPDVKWFKFLRNARYLLLFIALFLVLALKNPSVSVFEPWNVLFSLKGTADQWVLMIFALGAAIFIYDFWCHYLCPIGAVMDIILRVRRGVIELWHKNNKSAASHDAPRTSS